From Xylocopilactobacillus apis, a single genomic window includes:
- a CDS encoding ParB/RepB/Spo0J family partition protein, which yields MATKKNHGLGTGLDAFFSNNPIQDLNEGSEGVTEISVKDIRPNPYQPREVFDPDKLKELADSISESGVFQPIIVKKGVNGYELIAGERRLRASKLAGKKEIPAIVRDYTDEQVLEITVLENLQRENLSPIEEGQAFVTLIKKLNLTQDEVAKKVGKSRPYITNYIRLLQLPTAVKTMVEKGKISNAQARALLKLQDPAEIEKFAKKVVSEGLTVRQIEKLIEEKQDTKKVKKEIKEPTPFVRTTRSSLEDLLDTKVKIQQSSRGKGKIEIAFASEDDLARIMELLHVEEN from the coding sequence ATGGCAACTAAAAAGAATCATGGTCTAGGAACCGGGTTGGATGCTTTTTTCTCAAATAATCCAATTCAGGATTTAAATGAGGGATCAGAGGGCGTTACAGAAATAAGTGTGAAGGACATTCGTCCTAATCCTTACCAGCCACGCGAAGTTTTCGACCCGGATAAATTAAAAGAGTTAGCAGATTCTATCTCTGAAAGTGGTGTTTTTCAGCCAATTATTGTCAAAAAAGGAGTCAATGGTTATGAATTGATTGCTGGTGAGCGCCGTTTACGAGCCTCAAAATTGGCAGGAAAAAAAGAAATTCCGGCGATAGTTCGTGATTATACTGATGAACAAGTTTTAGAAATTACAGTTTTAGAAAACTTACAGCGGGAAAATCTTTCACCAATTGAAGAAGGTCAAGCTTTTGTCACATTAATAAAAAAGCTTAATTTAACTCAAGACGAAGTGGCAAAAAAAGTTGGTAAAAGCAGGCCCTATATTACTAATTACATTAGATTGCTTCAGCTTCCTACTGCAGTTAAAACAATGGTTGAAAAGGGTAAAATTTCAAATGCGCAAGCAAGAGCGTTACTAAAGCTTCAAGATCCTGCAGAAATTGAAAAGTTTGCAAAAAAGGTGGTCAGCGAAGGATTAACCGTTCGTCAAATTGAGAAGCTGATCGAAGAAAAGCAAGATACAAAAAAAGTTAAAAAGGAAATTAAAGAACCGACACCTTTTGTACGGACTACTCGCAGCTCCTTGGAAGATTTGTTAGATACAAAGGTAAAAATTCAGCAATCATCAAGGGGAAAAGGTAAAATAGAAATTGCCTTTGCTTCAGAGGATGACTTGGCGAGAATTATGGAGCTCTTACATGTTGAGGAAAATTAA
- a CDS encoding ParA family protein, with amino-acid sequence MGKIIAIANQKGGVGKTTTTSNLGASLGTLGKRTLLVDFDPQGNLTTGFLGSAKTIIKQDITDALTQQVPIRNTIIKTKFANVSLLPAASNRLASVETQYANTNGREMLLKQILDEVKNDFDFIFIDCPPSLGLLSIEAFTAADTVLITLQSEFYALEGLSQLLNTIDQVRRRSNPQIGIEGVLITMYDARTLLGAQVIGDVRNYFYNKVYDTIIPRNIGLAEAPSHQMPIYYYDPHSKGAIAYVELAKEVLASNGN; translated from the coding sequence ATGGGGAAGATAATAGCTATTGCAAATCAAAAAGGTGGTGTTGGTAAGACAACAACTACTTCTAATCTCGGAGCGTCATTAGGAACATTAGGCAAGAGGACTTTATTGGTTGATTTTGACCCGCAGGGTAATCTGACTACGGGTTTTTTGGGCTCAGCTAAAACAATTATCAAACAAGATATAACAGATGCTTTGACGCAGCAAGTTCCGATTAGAAATACAATAATTAAAACTAAGTTTGCTAATGTAAGTTTGCTTCCAGCTGCCAGTAATCGCTTAGCAAGTGTCGAAACTCAGTACGCTAATACTAACGGGCGTGAGATGCTCTTAAAACAAATTCTGGATGAAGTGAAAAATGATTTTGATTTTATTTTTATTGATTGTCCGCCATCTTTGGGATTACTTTCAATTGAAGCTTTTACTGCGGCAGATACAGTTTTAATTACCTTACAAAGTGAATTTTATGCTTTGGAAGGTCTCAGCCAGTTATTAAATACAATCGATCAAGTTCGTCGTCGTTCTAATCCTCAAATTGGAATTGAAGGAGTCTTGATTACAATGTATGATGCGAGAACTCTCTTGGGAGCTCAAGTAATTGGCGATGTTAGAAATTATTTCTACAATAAAGTTTATGACACGATTATTCCACGAAATATTGGCTTAGCAGAAGCTCCAAGTCATCAAATGCCAATTTACTATTATGATCCTCATTCAAAAGGGGCGATTGCCTATGTTGAATTAGCCAAGGAGGTGCTTGCATCAAATGGCAACTAA
- a CDS encoding DUF951 domain-containing protein has product MEILLNDLVIMKKPHACGNNNWKVVRIGADIGIMCVSCQRKIVMPRAEFLKKVKKIEHTPESDQGTGDVIINRLEQE; this is encoded by the coding sequence ATGGAAATTTTACTCAATGATTTAGTAATTATGAAAAAGCCTCATGCCTGCGGTAATAATAATTGGAAAGTGGTTCGAATTGGAGCTGATATTGGAATAATGTGTGTAAGTTGTCAGCGTAAGATTGTGATGCCGCGGGCTGAATTTCTAAAAAAAGTTAAAAAAATTGAACATACACCAGAGAGCGATCAAGGCACTGGTGATGTAATAATTAATAGATTGGAACAAGAATGA